A portion of the Gemmatimonadales bacterium genome contains these proteins:
- a CDS encoding type II toxin-antitoxin system RelE/ParE family toxin → MSRIRWTVQASSDLDAIHEFISRDSPASARALVGRLLAAIDQLESYPQSGRVVPEFGNSAIRELVRGAYRVVYRLRGEGIELVRIHHAARPLPPDLTLSAG, encoded by the coding sequence GTGAGTCGTATTCGATGGACGGTACAGGCCAGCAGCGATCTCGACGCGATTCATGAGTTTATCAGCCGTGATTCTCCGGCATCCGCCCGCGCTTTGGTGGGCCGGTTGCTTGCGGCCATTGATCAGTTGGAGTCGTATCCACAGTCCGGCCGGGTAGTTCCAGAGTTCGGCAACTCGGCGATCCGTGAGCTGGTCCGTGGCGCGTACCGTGTCGTGTATCGGCTGCGCGGCGAAGGCATTGAGCTGGTGCGCATCCACCACGCCGCACGGCCCTTGCCGCCTGATCTGACATTGAGCGCTGGCTAA